One Rattus rattus isolate New Zealand chromosome 12, Rrattus_CSIRO_v1, whole genome shotgun sequence genomic window carries:
- the Dupd1 gene encoding dual specificity phosphatase DUPD1, whose amino-acid sequence MASGDTKTSVKHAHPCAERLSLQQEEGEAEDYCTPGAFELERLFWKGSPQYTHVNEVWPRLHIGDEATALDRYGLQKAGFTHVLNAAHGRWNVDTGPDYYRDMAIEYHGVEADDVPSFDLSIFFYSAAAFIDSALQDDHSKILVHCAMGRSRSATLVLAYLMIHKNMTLVDAIQQVAKNRCVLPNRGFLKQLRELDKQLVKQRRQAGPGAGELGL is encoded by the exons ATGGCATCAGGAGACACAAAGACAAGCGTCAAGCATGCCCACCCCTGTGCCGAGAGGTTGTCCctgcagcaggaggagggagaggctgagGACTACTGCACCCCTGGAGCCTTCGAGCTGGAGCGCctcttctggaagggcagccccCAGTACACACACGTCAATGAGGTCTGGCCTCGGCTCCACATTGGTGATGA GGCCACAGCGCTGGACCGCTACGGGCTGCAGAAGGCCGGCTTCACGCACGTGCTGAATGCCGCACACGGCCGCTGGAATGTGGACACCGGGCCGGACTACTACCGAGACATGGCCATCGAGTACCACGGCGTCGAGGCCGACGACGTGCCCAGCTTCGACCTCAGCATCTTTTTCTACTCGGCTGCCGCCTTCATCGACTCGGCGCTCCAAGACGACCACA GTAAGATCCTGGTTCACTGTGCCATGGGCCGAAGCCGGTCAGCAACTCTGGTCCTGGCCTACCTGATGATCCACAAGAACATGACCTTGGTGGACGCCATCCAACAAGTGGCTAAGAACCGCTGTGTCCTGCCCAACCGGGGCTTCCTGAAGCAGCTCCGGGAGCTGGACAAGCAGCTGGTGAAGCAGCGGCGACAGGCGGGGCCGGGGGCCGGTGAGCTGGGGCTGTAG